The nucleotide window aactgtgttctacTACCTCAAAGCATGTTTACAAAGAAGGGTCCTCCAGCTTTTACCTGCGCACGCGCATTTGAATCTGTTAAAGGACTTAATTATTTACCTTCGGCCGAAGGTTCCACAGCGGATTCCCTGCTATTTCTGGCCCTACCAGCTGCTCCATTACATTGAGTAGGCGGTCGTTGACCCAAAGGTCACAGTAGGCCTGGTGAACAAAGGTGTGCTGTGTTTACAGTCAGATGGATATCACGTTCTCCTAACAAATATTGACCGGCACACATTTGGTACCAATCTTGGCATTCAGTGATTCTTGTTCGTAAAGTTGGTAGTAacgtttttcctttttttgtcgaaTTGCATTGATGTAAACGTGAATTTGTGATAAAGGCATATTTCATTATGAAGTGAAGTTGTCATCGTTGAATGCAGTGTGCGAGTTTTTCTACCTCCAACATCGAAGGTTCTTCGTCAACCATATACTGTTGACAATGCCAATGGGTTAAAAAGAATGTAGCTAATTTACCATGCAGCTAGGACAGGTTGTTTTAAATGGATTAAAATATCATAGATAAGTTTAACCTTTTGTATCTTCCCCTCCTTTAACAGCAGTGCGCATGTTCCAGGGAACTCTTCCTCGATTAACGTCAGCCGCTTGAAGAGGTCAGCGTCTCTGTACGTGTCTGTGACATAACAATATGATTATATCAATATTTCACATAATTGAATTTGTATTTTTCCGAAATTTTTCATGCAACAAACTCTATTGTACGATGGCATTTGGTCCCATTCCTTTCCCACTTTTCTCTATCCCTTATGGAGATTAGAAATGAACGAACGTTTGATTTTGCCAGCCTGGTACAGCCTTTCTGCCAAAGCGCCCACCAGTGCCTCTGTAGCATCTCTGCTGGGCTGCAGTTCTTCGGGCGTGAAGAAGTCATGAACTAGAACAAAGCCCTGTAGGGACATCACAAGGATCTATATGTTAATTAATCTATATGATGCCATTCACAACTTCACATGGACCTTGCATCGTGAATGAAAATCTTAGACTTTGCAGAATGCAACTTTAAAGATATTTAAGTGGTCCAGAGTAGTACGTAAGCGACGGGCTGGTATTACTCAGGTGGTGCAACGTGgtgcaggtcaggggtcatctTCATTAGCTATGCTTAGAGTATGAAAAGGATATACATAACATATATTAATGACATGCTTATGGTCTGGTGACGATATGTAGTTATACAAATGACATATCACtttcttacatacatacatacatatcattAGCAACCGTTTATATTTATACACATGATCACTGTATCGTTAGCACGTAGTTAGCATTCAAGCTGGTGTTTTTCGCCGAAAGGCGGCTATAccgactatatagatacagatgcagatgaCGTTAACATATATTTTGCATTGTTACTTTTCATCACGTGATTCaccatatcatatacatgtcattaTCATATATCCATACCCTTTTCATGTCTATAACATATAGATGCACATGTACTTTGGATATCAATAGCACAGCTTATGCTAATGCCGATGACACCTGCCCCTGACCTTAATCAACTTGCACCACCTGAATATACGACCTGTCCCTCACATGTATACTACTCCGCAGAGTCTGCACATTATATAGCTCTCTCCCGGGGTTATTTGAAAACTAAGGTGAAAACTGCAGAACAGCACGGACCAAGTCTGTATCACTGCGAATGAATTTAATATGTACTGTTCTATTGGATGACAATTTGGATGGACATGAAGACTTTAAGAAGATGACTAAAGGCATAAAGCTCAAAATCTTATGATTTATACTTCTGCTATTAATACTTATTCTTTACAATTGGTAGTCGCAAATAATTCTTTGGGGATATCCCTGTAGTTCAAGTCAActaacagttgagctcctgattccaaAAAGTTGGTAGCTGGCAGACACCgattcaaatcctgggacaggaatctcggttggggtagcacgaaagggacgtaaaatggaagGGCTAGCacacttcccccccccccccccccccgtaaagatagtgtaaatacatttaagcaagttgcgtggttttatttcgcgctaaggcgaaaatggagtgtttgcggtagttttaagtctTTAGCAGCCACTaaagtcacatgctgctacaatattggagaaaaatgttcgcggtggttttattttcacgatGAAActgttgccgcgaaaaccgcgaacataaaaccaccgcgaacatttctgcatttacagtataccctgctactgaaggATCCTGAAGActcttgctgacctatgtgccacaagGTGAAAAACTATTATAAGCTTCTTCATCGTCTGAAACTCACCTCATCGAAGAACTGCTTAACCTGTTCCCTGGTCAGCTGCCCGGGTTTGATTTCCTTGGGCTGGACGGGAGGTGTGGTGTAGACTTCAGGACAGGCTTCCATCGTGGTCACTCTTCACTCAAGCACGGCTCAATGTTTCTCACCTTTGACATACAAAGGGTGTATTCAACAGGGGATTGTCCAACACGTGGACAAAGGAGTTTGGACGTTGGACGTTTGTCCTGACCTGACATGAGGGCGTTCGAACCCTTGACAGTTAATTATTAATGATTATTATTAATCATTTGGACGTTTGTTATGGAACGGCTCAAGGGACCAGGTGTCTCTGTTTAATTAACAGGGAATGGTCAACACATGAACAAAGAACTTTGGACTCTGGGAGTTTGTCCTGACATGCCCTCAGGGCGATGCCTAGCCTTTTCCTTGACCATTTGACGTTTGTCCTGACACGACATTAGGGCAATGcaaaacgtttttgtttgtctgaaaaCTGCGTCACGGTGATACAGCCTTGAAATGTTAAATGCTACAAATCGATTTGTagtttcttgttttacattctTTGCGTCTTTTGTTCTTATCTAGCCTTACAATTCGTTTTTTCTATGGCTTTTCTAGTATAAGACTGGCCACCTTAGTTGTCATGGAAAGCAAAATACATTAGCTTTGAGATCAAAAGTCTTCTTTCTCTGGGTTGATTGTAATTGTTTCAGTTCTAGCGCAATTCGTGCCTTTTTGTAACACATTGTACACTATTTTGATCCATTACCATAGGACTGCCAGCAGACGATTAACATTTCGCTTATGGGAAATGTTTTCATTACTATCAATATCCGATTAGACCAGTTCTCCACACACAAGCAAGCGATCTTTCCTTGGTAATATCTTCAGCGTTTCTATGGCAACGGTTTTTTGACAGTACGGGTATGTCAGACTAAAAATCACTTTTCCACTTAATTTTCTACttaatatgatattcatttcATCAATTTAACATAGCTTGACCTAATCATATGTCAGCTGTGTTAAGTAGGATTAATTTATGCTACTTTGATAACGCCGGTGTATTCAAATGGCCTGAAAAttaagatggcggaccatatacatgtatatgattcatgtacattttacatcaaTTGCATCCATTCCTTGTTTTCTATGCTCTATAGTACAATGCTCAATATACTGAACTCAAAAAAGCTAGCAAGTTTGTAATTCTTGATAAGTTTACGTTCATTTTGTTCTGGCCTGAagtttaaagaaaaacattttgagtGGATAAAACAATCGTTTCATGGAGCATAAACAGACTTTGGGTTACTCTATCGCCTCTCCAGGCAGGTGCACTATGGGATAGAGTAAGTGAGGGGACCCTATAATGATAGTTTAGGGCCTTACCATGTACCTTGGTCCCTTAACACATTTGGACCCGGCccaagaatttttaaaaagctagatagggttaaatgtTACCATGTTCCCAACTGTCACTTACACATAAAACACGATAGCTTTCTAGAATCTGTCCAACACCCAACTTCCAAGACTTCAATAGTTTCCGACTTCTTTGCAGCTTCACAAAACAGTATGCACACACAAGTATGCCTCATACCAATGTCATCTATTTATCATACCAATTATATAACTTCACTTAAGCATGAAGAGCTCCCATTATCAATAATAATATATTCAGAACTGACCTAGACTGCAAGTCGTGATTACTGCCATGCTCGTAGGTTGCAACTATAGTCAGAACTTAATCAAGTCCCCAGATTATCGTAGGTCATGAGGAACGATTATGTTCCTGTTTGATGAAAATTCTCCATTTTGGATAAGGCTAAACTGATTGCTAGCTCACTACGATGTACTAAATATCAGCTATATATCGCtacaatatatcatttcatgtaaCTATCTGTTTTTTAAAGCCAATACCTTTTTACCTTACCATACACTTTAGACCTGTACCGCTAAAACCAACTGCCCTATCCCTTCTAATGCTACCTCtctacttttttgttttgttaactCTCCACGCTTCATATAATTACGGTAAACACAAAATTAGGAGCATCATTGATATCATCTGTCATCTTCACTAATGCTAGAAGTAACATCCTCGAGCTGAGAACTTATTACGAACATACAAATCAATATTGCGCTGTTATAAATATATAACCTTTCTGAGAGAGCAGCAGTGAGTTAGAaacattcatttgttcaacatgCTTCGTCCAAATGTATGGTGTGATTTTAAAGTTTAACTGTCCGCTTCGTGCACTATGCAATGATTTATTTGGTGCAAGGAGAGTTGATGTCTCAAACGGCGATTTTTCCAACCAGTGTGCTTGCGGTCATCCCACCTAAGATGTCAAGTTGAGTCACACTGCAGCtgaaagttttgttcatccagTTGACAATGTCTATGGCCATCAGGGAGGTGATTCAGCAACTGTCCACACGTGTCATCCGCACTCTGGACATTGTCAGCTGTTGAAGACGACAGTAACATGGTTGACAAATATgttaacaataacaaacaagGCGTAAAAGACAAGAATGAAAATATACACAGGGGATATGTTTTAAGTTCTGACTATAGTTgcaactaactaacaaacatgCCTGTAATCACGAGTTGTACACTAGGTCAGTTCATATAATATATCATTATTGATAAGAGAGCTGACGATGCTTAGTGCAGTAATCAGTATTATGCTTAAAGGCAGTATCTGTTGTCTTACCTGACTTGTCCTTTTCATACACAAGATGGCGATACTTCATGGCAGTCGGATACGAAAATTGCATGTTATTGTTGAAAGAAGAAATAACTTTCACAGTTATACTTTACGAGATTATAGTTCTAATTGAACACTTACCACACATGGGACATCCGACTTGTGTTTGTTCTACCATAGTGAGGACTAGCTTGCAGTGAGTGACtgatattttcttctttcttctatCCCTTTTCTCGTCCTTGTTTCCTCCCCTTTCTGTTATCCTCTAATTTTAACATCGttcttcttcaatttccttTACTCTGTTCAATCATCGTTTCATGTAGGTCGTTTGTGACAAAATTCATATTGCTAGTAAAGCGATCTATAATTTCAGCTATCGTTTAGCTCATCTTAAAACTTTTGACCATGTCAAAGCTATGCTATTAAaatgttcattatcataattttcaaAGAAGGTTTCATATGGCATATTTATTTTGTAAGTTATAAAGTATTGTGACTTTACATCTCTTGATTTGTTTATAAATTAATTGATTCATCTAATGCAATGGCTATATCAAAATCATGGGAACCCCGGCCCCTGGCAGTGATGTAGGCAATTCAGAATCGGAGACCTAACTCTCAAAATAACATTCCCttgtaacatgtaacattataaatGTATATTCCTGTCTAAGATAGATGTTTCAGCAGTTGTGATACGAACCATGTTTCCAAGTGTGATGACAGCGATGACTCGGGCCTTCAAGAGACGTGGCATCATACGCAGAACCTCATTGATGTGAAGAGTCAGGAAACCCTTCCTTTTCACAATTTCGGTTGCTTTCGTCTTTCCCTCGAGGAAGCCAACCCCTCGGACTGCATCCAACTGCACGGAGAGGGCTGGGAGACCTTGTCGATGTCGGTGCTCTGCAAGGGCGTCAAGGAAGCTGTTGGCAGCCACGTATCCGCACTGTTCTGGATTCTCCCACGTCGCGGCCACAGATGACAACAGGAAGAAGATGTCCAGTCCATCCTCGTGTGTTAGTTCGTGTAGGTTGAGTGCGCCCCTTGACTTTGCCGCCAGAGCTCTTTCCAACTGACTTTCGTTAATGTCAAGGACATTTGAATTATCAATGACAACAGCCAAATGGAAGATGCCCTTCAATGCTGGGATCAAGGGGTTCTCTCTGAGATGATTCAGCGTCCTTTCAAGTGATGTCTTGTTTGTCACGTCGGCTGTAAACGCGTACACTTTAGCTCCTCTACTTTCCATATAGGCAACTGTTCGCCTGTTCTCAGTAGTCATGCATCCATTCCTTGACAGGATAGCAATATGCCTGGCACCGTGGTCTACCATCCAACGGGCTAGGGCCTGTCCAATGCCACCGAACCCGCCGGTCATGAGGTAAGTGCGCATCAAAATTCTGCTGAGTTGGCTTCATGTCCTCTGGTCTGAACTCCAACGGTACCTCAAAAACAACCTTTCCGATATGTTGACCCGTTGACATCCATCTTAGCGTGTCTCTGTAGTCCTGGATGAGTTTGGTTGTGGTCCTAACTGGGTGGATGTTACCATCGTTCAGAAGATTACAGACTGTCTTCATTAGCGTTTGGACCTGTGCAGGCCTTTTCTTCATCAATAGATCTAGTTGAACCGAgagaaatttcttgttttccaGCAAATGTCCTGTGTCCATCTTCATGTTCTCGAGCATTGATCGCTTGCCAATTTCACATAGAATGCCGCCCGGGCTCAAAATCTTCAGGGTTGCAGTCTGTAGGTCACCGTATAAGGAACTGAGGGAAACATCTACTCCTTCGCCATCTGTCCATTGTAAGATGTCGTGGCAGAATCGTGTAGATCTTGAGTCAGAAACATGTGTTATCCCCAACTCCTGCCAGAGGAAGTTTCGTTTTTTTCTCAGATCCTGCTGTGCAAAATATTCGTGCCCCGACCATACGAGCTACCTGGATTGCGGCTTGTCCTACCCCTCCACATGCAGAGTGAATCACCCCGGCTGGCCCGGACGAAGACACGCCCTCTCAATCAACGCGTAGTAAGCAGTCAGAAACACCATGCTGAAGCCGGCAGCCTCCGTCCAGCTGACATTTGACGGCTTCTTTACAACAAAGCGCTTGTCACAGACAACATGGGACGCAAAACAGTGATCCAAAAGGCAATGACTTCATCTCCCACTTTGAAATGTTCCACAGAACTGCCAACCTCCACCACCGTTCCCGAACACTCGAGCCCAAACTGGGTTTGTAGGTTGAGACCACCCAGGAGTCCAAGCGACATCATCACATCCTTGAAATTGAGGCCTGTCGCACGAACCTGGACTCTGACTTTATCGCTCGAAGGAGATACAGACGGCAGTTCGTAGAACCCAACGTCCTCCACTGTCCTGGTCTTATCTAAGGAGACATCGAGAACCCAGTGATGGCTATGACTTGGGTGGACGATCTTAGCCATAGACGTTCTGTTCAGCCTCGGAACTAGAACTTCGCCATTTCTGATCACTAGCTCCCTTTTCGCTGGTGGTTCAGACAACAGTAGGGCCAGTGTGCCTGCTTACTCCCCCAGTCCTGATGTACAGGCCATTGAAGGCAAATCCACTGTGTAGATTGGCAGATCCTTAAGCTCATTGTTGACAAATCGGAAAAAGCCTGTCACAACGCTCGATGCCGGTCTCGAACAGTCTACGCTGCCGCCTGCTGTAAGCACCCACATGCAGTGCACTCTTTCTGGCGCACCCCTTATGGATTTTGTCAAAGCTAATGCGTGCCTCATGTTTGTGTCGTCCTCTGGCCAGATGTAGATAACCTTGAGAGGTGGGCCCTGTGTCGGTATGTCTATACTGTCACCAATATGACATATCAAGGTGTCTTTGGGTAGGATTGTCTGCAGCGTGTTGGCAAGCAGGCTGCCTTTTTCACCAACAATAACCCATTGGTCCTCGATGTTGCGCTGCGACATGGTTGCGCTAGGCGGTGCAGATTCTCCTTTCTTGCCAAAAATTGCGGAATGGAAAAATTCACTTGGAGACGACACACCCACGACATCGTACATCCCTCCGTTTACGAAGAGGTTGCACCACTCTTTCTGTGACAGCCAACATGAACCTCTTCTGTACTCGACATCATATGCCCAGCACAGCTCCAGGGACCCAAAAATCACTTCTACCATGTAGAAAGCATTAGTGGGCTCCAACATTACCAGCCATCCGCCAAGAGAGAGGAGACTTTGCACGTTTTTCAGTCCGGCCATGGCGCCCACGGTTGTCTGAAGGGTGTCAGTACAGACAACAATGTCGAACGTTCCAGGCACGAAGTTTTGTAACTCCATGGGCTTCTCAATATCGAGCTGCTTATATTTGACAAATGGAAAACCCTGCAGGGTATTCCTTGCGTGGGCAAAGAAGGTCGTGTTGAGACCTGTGAATACATACTCCAGGAAAACTTCCTCTGCGAGATGTTTGACATGATTCAAAAGTATCTGTGCCAGTCCCCCAGACCGACCACCTATTTCGAGAATCCGGACAATCTGCTTGCAGGGTAGCGCAGCTTCGACGGCCTTCTCGATGGCTTCTGCACAAGCGTGGTAGTAGAGTTTGATACTCTGTGAGTACATGAAGTACTCTGCTAGGACACCTTCAGCAAACAGAACTGGCAGAGCTGCGGATGGATCACGCAGAGTGATTGGCAGCAGGTCCCCGAGACGCTGTAATGTGTTCAGATCGAACTCGAAAGCTGGAACATCACGCCTCATCTCATCTAACCGCTCGTGTATCTCATCTAGTGA belongs to Branchiostoma lanceolatum isolate klBraLanc5 chromosome 15, klBraLanc5.hap2, whole genome shotgun sequence and includes:
- the LOC136420337 gene encoding uncharacterized protein; the encoded protein is MTGGFGGIGQALARWMVDHGARHIAILSRNGCMTTENRRTVAYMESRGAKVYAFTADVTNKTSLERTLNHLRENPLIPALKGIFHLAVVIDNSNVLDINESQLERALAAKSRGALNLHELTHEDGLDIFFLLSSVAATWENPEQCGYVAANSFLDALAEHRHRQGLPALSVQLDAVRGVGFLEGKTKATEIVKRKGFLTLHINEVLRMMPRLLKARVIAVITLGNMVPDNVQSADDTCGQLLNHLPDGHRHCQLDEQNFQLQCDST